Within Ovis aries strain OAR_USU_Benz2616 breed Rambouillet chromosome 3, ARS-UI_Ramb_v3.0, whole genome shotgun sequence, the genomic segment CCTCCTTGGGTCAGGGTGGCCGCTTGGGTTTAGTAAAAAGTGGGGTGGGAAGTACAGTTTCTTCCTGGAGCCACTAATCAGTGCAGTCTTGGACTGAGTGCAACGTAATACCTCAGTGAGACCAAGCCTTTGCTTAGGGTCTGCGTTGGCTCACTTGTCTGACAcagttatattttgaaatattttcacttaaagctcttttctgtttatttctaggGCTTTTATCATCACAGGGCAGACCTATACACGAAAAGTAGATATTGAGGTGCTCTCTGTGCTGGCTAGCTTGGGGGCATCGGTGCACAAGGTAAGTGGAGGCAGCAGTGGGTAGTCGGCACCACAGACTGACCCCCCAGCCTCAGGTTCTGACTTCATCATGCTCTCAAGAGATGTCAGATAGCGCTGTTAGTAATTTGGGTCTCTCAGGGGAGCCTCTTAAGTGAAGGTGTGTGAAAAAGGATTGGTTCCAGCATTCTCCTTAAGTTCATCTTGCCATGGTCTGCTCGTGATATCTTAAGCAGTGTTTCACCAGAACATTTCCGTGCTGACGGTCAGCTCGGTGGCAGCACCTGAAGAGCTCACCTCCTCCATCAGTCTAGCCCCTGCCTGGACCCCCCAAGTACTGATAATGTGGGTGACACTTGTGCCCCCGCTTCCCTCAGATTTGTACGGACATACGACTCCTGGCAAACCTCAAGGAGATGGAGGAGCCCTTTGAAAAACAGCAGATCGGTGAGTGTCGTGTGGAGACCTGGGAACACCGCGAGATGCAGCGGGTTTGTGGGCACATGTGAGCAGTTCAGCCAGCAGCCTGCTCGGCCTCGCACTGTCCCCTGAGGTCTTCCTGCCTTTGCTTCTTGTCCTTTACACGGGCAGGCTCAAGTGCAATGCCATACAAGCGGAACCCTATGCGCTCAGAGCGGTGCTGCAGCCTGGCCCGGCACCTGATGACCCTCGCCTTGGACCCCTTGCAGACGGCATCTGTGCAGTGGTTTGAACGCACTCTCGATGACAGTGCCAACCGGTCAGTGAAAGGGGCAGCACACACAGCAAGCTGTCAGAGGGCACAGAGGGCCTGGGAGCAACAGGACTACAGGGCATCCCTGTATTCCCTCCTTGTCTGtaggagcctggagtcttaacagGGAGGCAGGAACATGGTACAGTGTGATGTGTGTTAGAATATGTACAGGGTATCCTTGCAGGGGCAAAGGCGGGGGTTGGGAGGAGTCGAGGGAAGCTTCACAAGGAGGCAGTGCCGTAGACTGAAGAAATCTAGGCATTTATCATGTGAAACGAAATTGGAAGCACGTATAAAGCACAAAGGCAGGAGAAAGAACGGTTTGGAGAGTTAGTTACTGGAGTCAGGTAGCCCTGGAGGATGAAGTCTGTGGCAAGAAATGAGGTGGGAATGCTCATGGAAAGTAGCCGGTTTATGAAGGGCCTTCTGGGCCTGAAAACGAGGGTAGATGTTGTTCTGATGGCAGGTGGTGTCAGCTGTGGTATCTTGGCACAGTGACCTCTTGATTAGGTCCAAGATGGTTCAGGAGTAATTAGTAGTTACTAATAAGGTACCAGCATCCACGTGACTTTCTGCTTTATGTATATACTTATTTGAAAGCAGATTCACTCTTATTTGCTTGTATTCTGCTGGAATCTCTTGAGAGGAAATGATCAGTAGTTAAAGCCAACTCTCTGGATTGTGTTCATAATCCAGGATTTATGGAAATAAAACGTGAACTCATTCGGAAGTCAGCCATCAGCTGTATTTTAGCAAACTGTGACCTAGTCAGCTGTGCCCACTAAAACACCCTGCAACAGTTTGGAGAATCAGTTATAAGACAGGATGCTGGTCAGAACAAGTTAGGAGGCTGCTTTAAAAATCCACACCCACACTGGCATGGTGCCGGTGtgactggagaggatgtggatcTAAATTGATGTCACGGGGACTGGCCTGGGCAGTTGGCTGGAGTGGGGGTTTAGATGGTGATGGGGTGCTGGTGCCCTTTCCtgaggcaggagctgcaggagaggaAGAGTAGGGTGAGGAGCAGAGCAGGAGGCAGTGGAGAAGCATCTGCATTAGGTCCTGGGCTTGCGGAACCTACCGATGAGCCGGGTGGAACTCCCCAAATAGGTGTATGGCCTGGCGCCTAGGCAGGTGGTCTGGGCAAGAGGTGGTAGATTCAAGGGTCATCAGGATATTGAGGCTGTTGAAGGGAATTGTCCAAGAGGCACATCTGGCATGAGACGTCAGTAGGGCAGCTCCTTGAGACACACCCTGCATTTCACGGAAATCGTTATTTGTTTTAAGCGATAACTGAattggctgtttgtttttctagacGTATCTGTTTGGCGGAGGCGTTTCTCACTGCAGATACTGTACTGAATACGTTGCAGAACATTTCTGAAGGATTGGTGGTATACCCCAAAGTAAGAGGCCTCTCTGAAAAGCACAGCATTCAGGAGGGGTtggagagggggtggagggggtggcagagagtggGACTTTGTGCTCTGGAGTGAACATGTTGGAGGAGTGCTTCCCAGCCAGAGTTTACTCTCCACGTTGTGACACAAGCTCTCGGGAACAAGTCTGTGGAGTTCGCAGACCGGTTTATAGACCAGGGAGGAAGCAGTACTTTGAATTGGCTGAAAACTGTCTGCCAGCCTGAGTCATCAGCTCTGCTGTGGCTGGCGGGGTAGACTGTTCCACTGGCCCATTTGTAGGTACCTGAGGCGGATGGGTTTGTTTCCATTCTGTACTCAGCTCCTGAAGTCAGGCCCCGAACTGGAGCAGACTTGAGGTTTGAGGAATTTTTCTGATGAAGTCAGTAtccctttttaaaatcaaaataatactCTGGAGTAtgagaagacttccctggtggctcagagggtaaagcgtctgcctgcaatgcaggagacctgggttcgatccctgggccaggaagatcccctggagaaggaaatgacaatctactccagtactcttgcctggaaaatcccatggacagagaagcctagtagactacagtccacgggatcgcaaagagtcagacacgactgagcgacttcactttcactttaaaaaatacagtatagAATAAGACAAATTCTTCTACCCTCTTTCTTCGTGGACATGGGGGAACACGTCCCCACTGTGCGTGATTTTGGTCGTAGTTTACATCTTACTGTGCGTATGACTTTGTAACCTGAGGCATCCTTCTTGGCGCTTCACTCTTCCAGGTAATTGAGCGGCGCATCCGGCAGGAGCTGCCTTTCATGGCCACAGAGAACATCATTATGGCCATGGTGAAAGCCGGGGGTAACCGCCAGGTGTGTAGCCCCTTGTGCTCCTGCATAAATTGAAAGTACTGCACCTTTGGTCCTGCTCTCCTCCCTGAAGAAGGGTGGATGAAGGTGTTTCTGTCCTTCCATTCAGTCACGGTATTGGTGCAGAACAGTGACAACAGACTGTCGTAGAACAGGCTTATCTTTGGAGGGTGATGGTGGTGAAATCAGTTAATTAAAAATTGACTTGCTCAATCACTTGTAGAAAAAGTCTGCTTTCAGTGAAGAAATTAGGTCTTAGTTTccatgggaaatgccaggaaCTGGGCAGGACATAAGAGTAGATGGTTCATGAAGCTTTAGAAGAGGCCTTTGTAGCACCAGCCATAAACAGCATTGACGTTCAAATGCCTGCTGTTAGTGAGACCCCAGTGCCTCCTGTCTTCCCAGGATTGCCATGAGAAAATCAGAGTGCTCTCGCAGCAGGCAGCTGCCGTGGTCAAGCAGGAAGGGGGTGACAATGACCTCATCGAACGCATCCAGGCTGATGCCTACTTCAGTCCAATCCACTCCCAGTTGGACCATTTGCTGGATCCTTCTTCTTTCACCGGCCGTGCATCCCAGCAGGTAAGCATCAGAACATTTCCATGGGGCTGCAGTCCTCCCCAAACATGCTCTGTTTATACCGCTGGGCTGCAGAGCCTGGAGTACAATCTATGTTTCTGCTTCATAGGAGGTATGATGAGAATGGGGCTAGTTAGAATTCAGGGCAGGTTGCTGCCTAAaacttaaagtgaaagtcgctcatttatgtccgattctttgcaaccccatggacgaaacagtccatggagttctccaagccaaaatactggagcgggtatcctttcccttctccaggggatcttcccaacccaggggttgaacccaggtctcctgcattgcaggcgattctttaccagctgagccacagggcaatctaaaacttaaaaatttggTTATTTTGAGAATGCCTTAAGTTCATTTCTCCCTGAGGATTTCTCTGAATTCTGCTTTGGTCTGGAGCCTGTGGTGTAATGGACAAAGATTGGGTTTTACTGTCAGGTAGCTCCGGGTTCAGGCTTCCTGGGTAACTCAGTTGGTGAAGacttcacctgcaatgcaggagaccccagttggattcctgggtcaggaagttcccttggagaagggagaggctacccactccagtattcttgggcttccctggtggcttagacagtaaaaaatccacttgcaatgcgggagacctgggttccatccctgggtcgggaagatcccctggaggagggcatacaaacccactccaatattcttgcctggaaaatccccatggacagaggagcctgccaggctacagtccatggggtcacaaagagttggacatgactgagcaactaagcacagcacagtagcaGCTCCGGGTTCagtcttgacttcctgcttttactGGCCAATGGGATAGACTGAAAGGCCTAGCTTGGTGCATAGTAagtattcagcaaacatttgtcaCTTTTCCTCATGGCCTTTTGAAGATTACAAGggctaattcaaaaatatttattgagtgcagaCTAGGTGCTCAGATTGTGTTTGGGTGCTGTATTTAATTCTGGTGCTTTAAAGATGAATAGATAATGGTTATCTTCAGGGAACTCAAAACTTAACGGTAAAGGCTTGTAAATAGGTCAGTGTGATACCAAGTTCATGCAAGAATTGAGGGAAGCACACCTTTTTTAGGATCACAAAAGAGACAGCCCTAGGGTAGTAGAAGTTGGAAAAGACTTCTCAGAAGACATGATATCTGAGCTGAATCTTAAGGACAAGTAGGAGTTACTTGTAGGGAACACCAGGAGGTGAAGAGACGACAGATGCATGGATGTCCAGCGTGGGAGAGAGTTGCCAGATTGTCAGGTGCCCCCAGAGTAGCTAGGATTAATGTAGAAGACGGATGGGAACCTATCATTTATATTTGAGACACTCTGATGTGCTGGATTTGAAGGACTTACACTGGAGGTGAGAAGACCAATAAGGAGGCTGCTGCAGCGGGTGAGCAGCTGGTGACGAGGGCTTTGAGCCGAGGCTGGGGTAGATAGGTGCACACAGGGCACAGGTCCAAGGGCTGTTAAGGTAAGTTAGTCACTTGGAAGCTGGttgaagggggaggaaggaaggagcatGATGGTTTTAGCTTTGGTAATGGATGGAGAATGGTGAGACCAACTGAAAGGATACAGCTGGCTGGTTTGGGCGGAGGGGTGGGGTGAGCAGCAGCCTGCTGGGGCAAACTGCCTGTGTTTAGGGAGAGATTTCTGCAGGGAGTTGAGAAAAATAGAAGCT encodes:
- the ADSL gene encoding adenylosuccinate lyase isoform X1, with translation MAAGGDCGGREAACEYDSYRSPLASRYASPEMCFLFSDKYKFRTWRQLWLWLAEAEQTLGLPVTEEQIQEMKSNLDNIDFKMAAEEEKQLRHDVMAHVHTFAHCCPKAAGIIHLGATSCYVGDNTDLIILRNAFDLLLPKLARVISRLADFAKERADLPTLGFTHFQPAQLTTVGKRCCLWIQDLCMDLQNLKRVRDELRFRGVKGTTGTQASFLQLFEGDDQKVEQLDKMVTEKAGFKRAFIITGQTYTRKVDIEVLSVLASLGASVHKICTDIRLLANLKEMEEPFEKQQIGSSAMPYKRNPMRSERCCSLARHLMTLALDPLQTASVQWFERTLDDSANRRICLAEAFLTADTVLNTLQNISEGLVVYPKVIERRIRQELPFMATENIIMAMVKAGGNRQDCHEKIRVLSQQAAAVVKQEGGDNDLIERIQADAYFSPIHSQLDHLLDPSSFTGRASQQVSIRTFPWGCSPPQTCSVYTAGLQSLEYNLCFCFIGGMMRMGLVRIQGRLLPKT
- the ADSL gene encoding adenylosuccinate lyase isoform X3, whose translation is MKSNLDNIDFKMAAEEEKQLRHDVMAHVHTFAHCCPKAAGIIHLGATSCYVGDNTDLIILRNAFDLLLPKLARVISRLADFAKERADLPTLGFTHFQPAQLTTVGKRCCLWIQDLCMDLQNLKRVRDELRFRGVKGTTGTQASFLQLFEGDDQKVEQLDKMVTEKAGFKRAFIITGQTYTRKVDIEVLSVLASLGASVHKICTDIRLLANLKEMEEPFEKQQIGSSAMPYKRNPMRSERCCSLARHLMTLALDPLQTASVQWFERTLDDSANRRICLAEAFLTADTVLNTLQNISEGLVVYPKVIERRIRQELPFMATENIIMAMVKAGGNRQDCHEKIRVLSQQAAAVVKQEGGDNDLIERIQADAYFSPIHSQLDHLLDPSSFTGRASQQVSIRTFPWGCSPPQTCSVYTAGLQSLEYNLCFCFIGGMMRMGLVRIQGRLLPKT
- the ADSL gene encoding adenylosuccinate lyase isoform X4 → MKSNLDNIDFKMAAEEEKQLRHDVMAHVHTFAHCCPKAAGIIHLGATSCYVGDNTDLIILRNAFDLLLPKLARVISRLADFAKERADLPTLGFTHFQPAQLTTVGKRCCLWIQDLCMDLQNLKRVRDELRFRGVKGTTGTQASFLQLFEGDDQKVEQLDKMVTEKAGFKRAFIITGQTYTRKVDIEVLSVLASLGASVHKICTDIRLLANLKEMEEPFEKQQIGSSAMPYKRNPMRSERCCSLARHLMTLALDPLQTASVQWFERTLDDSANRRICLAEAFLTADTVLNTLQNISEGLVVYPKVIERRIRQELPFMATENIIMAMVKAGGNRQDCHEKIRVLSQQAAAVVKQEGGDNDLIERIQADAYFSPIHSQLDHLLDPSSFTGRASQQVQRFLEEEVCPLLKPYESVMKVKAELCL